One part of the Paenibacillus silvisoli genome encodes these proteins:
- a CDS encoding CBO0543 family protein has product MSKKPIKDWIIIFFFKGYLSGFTDSILVAYGILSYPVRLMPDVFSISILFDLVIFPVSCIAYNQTSYRSKLLSCIVQAFLYSLPITLLEFWAERNSLLIQYHRWWTVFHSYFFLTVTFILIRGLIALIRKYSKEKISSSTP; this is encoded by the coding sequence ATGAGTAAAAAACCTATTAAGGATTGGATTATCATCTTTTTCTTCAAAGGGTACCTATCCGGCTTTACCGATTCTATACTTGTCGCATATGGAATACTTAGTTATCCTGTTCGTTTGATGCCAGATGTCTTTTCCATTTCAATCCTGTTCGACTTAGTTATTTTCCCTGTTAGCTGTATTGCTTATAATCAAACTTCATATCGATCAAAATTATTAAGTTGTATTGTACAGGCTTTTCTTTATAGCCTACCCATTACCTTGCTTGAATTTTGGGCAGAACGAAATTCTTTGTTAATTCAGTATCACAGGTGGTGGACTGTTTTTCATTCTTATTTCTTTTTAACAGTAACATTTATTTTGATTCGGGGATTAATCGCACTAATTAGGAAATACTCAAAGGAGAAAATTTCAAGTTCAACACCTTAG
- a CDS encoding nucleotidyltransferase — MIIEKVINRIVIQSEYKDFVDKYIDNILTEFKGKIHSIYMCGSIPKGTAIPFKSDADFTIVCVNPKDIDYERLSNIKDRLLEEYPELTKIDTIICSIDDVLSKPNEWGFWVKIICVCVYGPDVGEKVPPIIISPEFILDLNTETKEEVDRIKHSLLSDASDNAMKTRYIKGYSKRLIRALYSLVLEDTGVWQDDIIKMKNSILNYCEIDSALVEYLYACYLDSNVLVEEFLGIADEVFSYFEKALNAMAASRTSLG; from the coding sequence ATGATAATAGAAAAAGTTATAAATAGAATTGTAATACAAAGTGAATATAAGGATTTTGTTGATAAGTATATAGATAATATACTTACCGAATTTAAAGGTAAGATTCATAGCATTTATATGTGTGGCTCGATTCCGAAAGGAACTGCTATACCTTTTAAGTCAGATGCAGATTTTACTATTGTATGTGTAAATCCCAAAGATATTGATTACGAAAGATTGTCAAATATTAAAGATAGGCTTTTGGAAGAATATCCAGAATTAACTAAGATTGATACGATAATTTGCTCGATTGACGATGTATTAAGTAAACCAAATGAGTGGGGTTTTTGGGTTAAGATAATTTGTGTTTGCGTATATGGTCCTGACGTTGGTGAAAAAGTACCACCCATAATTATTTCTCCAGAGTTCATTTTAGACTTAAATACAGAGACCAAAGAGGAAGTAGATCGTATAAAACATAGTTTACTTTCTGATGCTAGTGATAACGCAATGAAAACTAGATATATTAAAGGTTACTCTAAGAGATTAATTCGTGCATTATACTCTTTGGTTTTAGAAGATACAGGTGTATGGCAAGATGACATTATTAAGATGAAGAACTCCATATTAAACTATTGTGAGATTGACTCCGCTTTAGTTGAATATCTGTATGCTTGTTACTTAGATAGTAATGTACTTGTTGAAGAGTTTCTGGGAATTGCAGATGAAGTATTTAGCTATTTTGAGAAAGCCTTAAATGCAATGGCTGCTTCCAGAACTTCCTTAGGCTAA